In one Castor canadensis chromosome 15, mCasCan1.hap1v2, whole genome shotgun sequence genomic region, the following are encoded:
- the Slc38a7 gene encoding sodium-coupled neutral amino acid transporter 7, giving the protein MAQVSINNDYSEWGSSTDAGERARLLQSPCVDTAPKSEGEASLGVPDRGTTSTLGAIFIVVNACLGAGLLNFPAAFSTAGGVAAGITLQMGMLVFIISGLVILAYCSQASNERTYQEVVWAVCGKLTGVLCEVAIAIYTFGTCIAFLIIIGDQQDKIIAVMAKEPEGTNGGPWYTDRKFTISLTAFLFILPLSIPREIGFQKYASFLSVVGTWYVTAIIIIKYIWPDKEMTSGDILTRPASWVAVFNAMPTICFGFQCHVSSVPVFNSMRQPEVKTWGGVVTAAMVIALAVYMGTGICGFLTFGAAVDPDVLLSYPSEDMAVAVARAFIILSVLTSYPILHFCGRAVVEGLWLRYQGTPVEEDVGRERRRRVLQTLTWFLLTLLLALFIPDIGKVISVIGGLAACFIFVFPGLCLIQAKLSEMEEVKPASWWALVSYGVLLVTLGAFIFGQTTANAIFVDLLA; this is encoded by the exons ATGGCCCAAGTCAGCATCAACAATGACTACAGTGAGTGGGGTTCCAGCACTGATGCTGGAGAGCGGGCCCGCCTGCTGCAGAGTCCCTGTGTGGACACAGCCCCCAAGAGTGAGGGCGAGGCCTCTCTCGGGGTTCCTGACAGAGGCACCACTTCCACGCTTGGAGCCATCTTCATCGTCGTCAATGCATGCCTGGGTGCAGGGCTGCTCAACTTCCCAGCAGCCTTCAGCACTGCCGGAGGTGTGGCAGCTGGCATCACGCTGCAGATG GGCATGCTGGTTTTCATCATCAGCGGTCTTGTCATCCTGGCCTACTGCTCCCAGGCCAGCAACGAGAGGACCTACCAGGAGGTGGTGTGGGCTGTGTGCGGCAAGCTGACAGGCGTGCTGTGCGAGGTGGCCATTGCCATCTATACCTTCGGCACCTGCATCGCCTTCCTCATCATCATTGGAGACCAGCAGGACAAGA TTATAGCTGTGATGGCAAAGGAGCCTGAGGGAACCAATGGTGGCCCCTGGTACACAGACCGCAAGTTCACCATCAGCCTCACTGCCTTCCTCTTCATCCTGCCCCTCTCCATCCCCAGGGAGATTGGCTTCCAGAAATATGCCAG CTTCCTGAGCGTCGTGGGCACCTGGTATGTCACTGCCATCATTATTATCAAATACATCTGGCCAGATAAAGAAATGACCTCAGGGGACATCTTGACCAG gccagcttcctgggttgCTGTGTTCAATGCCATGCCTACCATCTGCTTTGGATTTCAG TGCCATGTGAGCAGTGTGCCCGTCTTCAACAGCATGCGGCAGCCTGAGGTGAAGACCTGGGGCGGGGTAGTGACAGCTGCCATGGTCATAGCCCTGGCTGTCTACATGGGCACAG GCATCTGTGGCTTCCTGACCTTTGGAGCTGCTGTGGACCCAGATGTACTCCTGTCCTACCCCTCAGAGGACATGGCGGTAGCTGTTGCCCGAGCCTTCATCATCCTGAGCGTGCTTACCTCCTACCCCATCCTGCACTTCTGTGGGCG GGCGGTGGTCGAAGGCCTGTGGCTGCGCTACCAGGGGACGCCGGTGGAGGAGGACGTTGGGCGGGAGCGGCGTCGGCGTGTGCTGCAGACACTGACATGGTTCCTGCTCACCCTGCTGCTGGCGCTCTTCATCCCTGACATTGGCAAGGTCATCTCTGTCATCGGAGGCCTGGCTGCCTGCTTCATCTTCGTCTTTCCAG GGTTGTGCCTCATTCAAGCCAAACTATCAGAAATGGAGGAGGTCAAGCCAGCCAG CTGGTGGGCATTGGTCAGTTACGGAGTCCTCTTGGTCACCCTGGGAGCCTTCATCTTCGGCCAGACCACAGCCAACGCCATTTTTGTGGATCTCTTGGCATAA